The uncultured Pseudodesulfovibrio sp. genome includes a region encoding these proteins:
- a CDS encoding OmpP1/FadL family transporter — protein sequence MKRASACFVFSFLVCLLATASVVQAGGFALYEWGNRALGMGTANYATGNDASVIAYNPALMSKLKGTTNVYGGVTAVSPNSDVYIDGQKSQTQNQVFGVPHGFVTRKLNDDWTVGVGVFTRFGLGTNYNNSWAGRTLIKDALLETFSFNPSVSYKVNDSLSVAGGVEVIKGSFVLHKDINALAGGGHVATDVSDTSLAFNLGLAYDITDMLSLGLSYRSPVHFEGRGHVDVDGSVAPINGRGRAVMTADFPASYTVGLGLTPTDKLTVEFDVVYTQWEQFDRIEFDFSDTLLPDDNEDFNYKSTWRFQLGAEYRFTDAFAMRAGYVYDQTPIRHEYASPLLPANDRQMFTLGAGYKWDSWTFDASAMYIITKERTGLTMDDDVQTYDVDFKDGRTWGIGTSIGYSF from the coding sequence ATGAAACGCGCATCCGCTTGTTTTGTTTTTAGTTTTCTGGTCTGCCTGCTGGCGACCGCATCCGTGGTCCAGGCAGGCGGCTTTGCGTTGTACGAATGGGGCAACCGCGCGTTGGGCATGGGTACGGCCAACTACGCCACCGGCAATGACGCCTCTGTCATCGCCTACAACCCGGCACTGATGTCGAAGCTCAAGGGCACCACCAACGTCTACGGCGGCGTAACCGCGGTTTCGCCCAACTCCGACGTGTACATCGACGGTCAGAAGAGCCAGACCCAGAATCAGGTTTTTGGTGTGCCTCACGGCTTCGTGACCCGCAAGCTCAACGACGATTGGACCGTCGGCGTTGGCGTGTTCACACGGTTTGGCCTGGGTACCAACTACAACAACAGCTGGGCTGGCAGGACGCTTATCAAGGATGCCCTGTTGGAGACTTTTTCCTTTAACCCGTCCGTCTCCTACAAGGTGAACGACAGTTTGTCAGTGGCCGGTGGCGTCGAGGTCATCAAGGGAAGTTTTGTCCTGCACAAGGACATCAACGCCCTGGCTGGTGGCGGACACGTGGCGACCGACGTGAGTGACACGTCGTTGGCCTTCAACCTCGGTTTGGCGTATGACATCACCGACATGCTGTCGTTGGGCCTGAGCTACCGTTCTCCTGTGCATTTCGAGGGTCGGGGCCACGTGGATGTGGACGGATCCGTAGCCCCCATCAACGGGAGAGGGCGCGCGGTCATGACGGCCGATTTCCCCGCCAGCTATACCGTTGGCCTCGGTCTGACGCCCACGGATAAGCTGACTGTCGAGTTTGACGTGGTCTACACCCAGTGGGAACAGTTCGATCGTATTGAGTTCGATTTCAGCGACACCCTGCTGCCCGACGACAACGAGGACTTCAACTACAAGTCCACCTGGCGCTTCCAGCTTGGCGCGGAATACCGCTTCACCGACGCTTTCGCCATGCGTGCCGGATACGTCTACGACCAGACCCCGATCCGCCACGAGTACGCCTCTCCCCTGCTGCCCGCCAACGACCGCCAGATGTTCACTCTGGGTGCGGGCTACAAGTGGGACTCCTGGACCTTCGATGCGTCCGCCATGTATATTATCACCAAAGAGCGCACGGGCCTGACCATGGATGACGATGTCCAGACCTACGACGTTGACTTCAAGGACGGGCGCACCTGGGGAATCGGTACCTCCATCGGCTACTCTTTCTAG
- a CDS encoding DUF4198 domain-containing protein, giving the protein MKKLTFVLAVLCIFLFAGQASAHFGMLIPDTDELTQAKRTVNLILSFSHPFEGQGMELEKPAQFFVAVDSDQRIDLLPTLKKTEVMGHTAWKTSFTPKAPGMYTFVFDPVPYKEDAENNYIRHITKVVVDAYGEGEDWNTPLGLETEIVPLTRPFGNYAGNVFQGVVMVNGKPAPYTRVEVEFYNKDGERKAPNERMATQEVMADGQGVFTFACPWKGWWGFAGLNTAEKPYEGRELEMGAVIWVEMK; this is encoded by the coding sequence ATGAAAAAGTTGACTTTCGTGTTGGCGGTTCTGTGCATCTTCCTGTTTGCGGGGCAGGCATCCGCCCACTTCGGCATGTTGATTCCCGACACCGATGAACTGACTCAGGCCAAACGAACCGTAAATCTGATTTTGTCTTTCTCCCATCCCTTTGAAGGGCAGGGCATGGAATTGGAAAAGCCCGCCCAGTTTTTCGTGGCCGTGGACAGTGACCAGCGTATCGATCTGCTGCCGACCCTGAAGAAGACCGAGGTCATGGGCCACACCGCCTGGAAGACCTCCTTCACGCCCAAGGCCCCGGGCATGTATACTTTTGTCTTTGATCCGGTCCCCTACAAGGAAGACGCCGAGAACAACTACATCCGCCACATCACCAAAGTGGTGGTCGATGCCTACGGTGAGGGGGAAGACTGGAATACGCCGCTCGGTCTGGAAACCGAGATCGTTCCTTTGACCCGTCCGTTCGGCAACTATGCCGGCAACGTCTTTCAGGGCGTGGTCATGGTGAACGGCAAGCCCGCTCCGTACACCCGCGTGGAAGTGGAGTTCTACAACAAGGACGGCGAGCGTAAGGCGCCCAACGAGCGTATGGCCACACAGGAAGTGATGGCCGATGGGCAGGGCGTGTTTACTTTCGCCTGCCCCTGGAAAGGGTGGTGGGGTTTCGCCGGTCTGAATACCGCAGAAAAGCCCTATGAGGGCCGCGAGCTCGAGATGGGTGCGGTCATCTGGGTGGAAATGAAATAG
- a CDS encoding response regulator has product MHKIRRKRSLVQHLTTSLVMVVVLSSFAVSSIIFVLLFQKSEAQFQQRADEALTHLANSLESYLWHMEEESVVNLCNTFANIDIVVFIEVRDHRGNDIYRYGEITPGETILKEKRITYDNIEVGVVRLGLTPAIFREKVYETTWISVVSLLFVVIVVGLSTRLVLNRSLRMPLGQLIQRIEGLSAGEYSEYVEEPGGFQEVQHILATFNEMAEQVRLRETELRASEEKYRRLFETSIEGIVMIDVSENIFQVNRIFADMLGYTEEELVGMYVPDLIHGDDQMSHQGEIEKRRAGEASQYERRFLRRDGTELWAMISASPQFDPEGNFDGVFAMVTDITPLRIAQANLKTAYDELEKRVVERTDELNKTNRLLTSEIHIRKQTEKEIIKAKEAAEKATQAKSEFLANMSHEIRTPMNAIIGMTHLIKMTELSAAQRDYLNKIDISAKSLLGIINDVLDLSKIEAGMLTVESVGFKLEQVLEQLTTIVSPRANEKKLEFLISLAKDVPPAIQGDPMRLAQILINLCNNAVKFTDEGSVVVSISAVEKGTDTARLRFTVKDDGIGIKAEKIQELFQPFTQADASTTRKYGGTGLGLSLCNQLVELMGGEIGAESEFGKGSLFWFEVTFPIHRDEAESATLPQELLGMPALVVDDNPTSRIILKGMLEYMGLSVTTAKSGFEAIELLRGASGKESFKLLVVDWRMPEMDGLETAERILKDDAIEVKPPMFMVSAYGNASLVKRTNELGFRGLLFKPVNQSFLFNLVVETLGKGMVTLNESARPEKALDELSGKRVLLVEDNEINRQVAQEILASIGVEVFEAYNGENAIKFLDKNDVDLVLMDIQMPIMDGHEATRRIRAQDRFKDLPIVAMTAHAMLADIEMSKDVGMNDHIAKPFDPDDLFAVLTKWLTKGEVAVSVSTKSKTKEKQPASDKDSLPALMKGIDVQLGLRRARGNEKLYRTLLLLLDEKYANAAEQIEEHLSEGDQQEAVALAHSVKGTSGMLGAMELFEAAGSLEKALDQGEENTAKLLAEFRDQLAEVVESIGVLKESQPEESIFPEAGDVAPTEELLASLEGLRVPLSQGAPVECRERSQDVKALVWPERNKTAVKQLLKSIAEYDFKKAIAMLDELEAGLKSGADGQA; this is encoded by the coding sequence ATGCATAAAATCAGGAGAAAACGTTCCCTTGTACAACACCTGACCACAAGTCTGGTCATGGTGGTGGTGCTTTCTTCCTTTGCCGTATCCTCGATCATATTCGTTCTGCTGTTCCAAAAGTCCGAAGCCCAGTTCCAACAGCGGGCTGACGAGGCACTGACGCACCTGGCCAACAGCCTGGAATCCTACCTCTGGCACATGGAGGAGGAGTCCGTCGTCAACTTGTGCAATACCTTCGCCAACATCGACATCGTGGTTTTCATTGAGGTCCGCGACCACCGGGGCAACGATATCTATCGCTACGGCGAAATCACGCCGGGCGAGACAATCCTTAAAGAAAAGCGGATCACCTACGACAATATCGAGGTCGGCGTGGTCCGTCTCGGGCTGACTCCGGCCATCTTCCGGGAAAAGGTCTACGAGACCACCTGGATCAGTGTGGTCTCCTTACTGTTCGTCGTCATCGTGGTCGGCCTGTCCACGCGGCTCGTCCTGAATCGCAGCCTGCGCATGCCCCTTGGCCAGCTTATCCAGCGTATCGAGGGCCTTTCGGCCGGCGAATACTCCGAATACGTCGAAGAGCCCGGCGGGTTTCAGGAGGTTCAGCACATCCTGGCGACATTCAATGAGATGGCCGAACAGGTCCGCCTGCGAGAAACCGAGTTGCGCGCCAGCGAGGAGAAGTATCGCCGCTTGTTCGAGACGAGCATTGAAGGCATCGTCATGATCGACGTGAGCGAGAACATTTTTCAGGTCAACCGGATTTTCGCCGACATGCTCGGTTATACCGAGGAAGAATTGGTGGGCATGTATGTGCCGGATCTCATCCATGGCGATGATCAGATGAGCCATCAAGGGGAGATCGAGAAGCGCCGCGCGGGAGAAGCCTCGCAATACGAGCGGCGGTTTCTGCGCCGGGACGGCACCGAGCTGTGGGCCATGATTTCCGCTAGCCCCCAGTTTGACCCGGAAGGCAATTTCGACGGGGTCTTTGCCATGGTCACGGACATCACCCCTCTGCGCATTGCCCAGGCCAACCTCAAGACCGCTTACGATGAACTGGAAAAGCGCGTCGTGGAACGCACGGACGAGCTGAACAAGACCAACCGGCTGCTGACCTCGGAGATTCACATCCGCAAGCAGACCGAGAAAGAGATCATCAAGGCCAAGGAGGCGGCGGAGAAGGCCACCCAGGCCAAGAGCGAATTTTTGGCGAACATGAGCCACGAGATTCGTACTCCCATGAATGCCATCATAGGCATGACCCATTTGATCAAAATGACCGAGCTGTCGGCCGCCCAAAGGGACTATCTGAACAAGATCGATATTTCGGCCAAGTCTCTGCTCGGCATCATCAACGACGTGCTTGATCTGTCCAAGATCGAAGCGGGCATGCTCACGGTGGAATCCGTGGGCTTCAAGCTGGAGCAGGTCCTTGAGCAGCTGACCACCATCGTTTCGCCACGAGCCAACGAAAAGAAGCTCGAATTTCTCATCAGCCTGGCAAAGGACGTGCCGCCTGCCATCCAGGGCGACCCCATGCGTCTGGCCCAGATCCTCATCAACCTGTGCAACAATGCCGTCAAGTTCACCGACGAAGGGTCCGTGGTGGTCAGCATATCCGCCGTGGAAAAGGGGACGGACACGGCCCGACTTCGCTTCACGGTCAAAGACGACGGCATCGGCATCAAAGCCGAAAAAATTCAGGAATTGTTTCAGCCCTTTACCCAGGCGGACGCCTCCACCACCCGAAAATACGGCGGCACTGGCCTGGGCTTGAGTCTCTGCAACCAGTTGGTGGAGCTCATGGGTGGCGAAATCGGGGCCGAAAGCGAGTTCGGCAAGGGCAGCCTTTTCTGGTTCGAGGTAACCTTCCCCATCCACCGTGATGAGGCCGAGAGTGCGACCCTGCCGCAGGAGCTGCTCGGAATGCCCGCACTGGTGGTGGACGACAACCCCACCTCCCGCATCATTCTCAAGGGAATGCTGGAATACATGGGCTTGTCCGTGACCACGGCCAAGTCGGGATTTGAAGCAATCGAACTTTTACGTGGCGCCAGCGGCAAGGAGAGTTTCAAGCTGCTTGTCGTGGACTGGCGCATGCCGGAGATGGACGGCCTGGAGACCGCCGAGCGGATTCTCAAGGACGATGCCATAGAGGTCAAGCCGCCCATGTTCATGGTGTCGGCCTACGGCAATGCCTCGCTGGTCAAGCGAACCAACGAGCTGGGCTTCCGCGGGCTGCTCTTCAAGCCGGTGAACCAATCCTTCCTGTTCAATCTCGTGGTCGAGACCCTGGGCAAGGGGATGGTCACGCTGAACGAGTCAGCCCGTCCCGAAAAGGCGCTGGACGAGCTTTCGGGCAAGCGGGTTTTGCTGGTGGAGGACAACGAGATCAACCGCCAGGTGGCCCAGGAGATTCTGGCTTCTATCGGGGTCGAGGTTTTCGAGGCGTACAATGGCGAAAACGCTATCAAGTTCCTGGACAAGAACGATGTGGATTTGGTGCTCATGGACATCCAGATGCCGATCATGGACGGTCACGAAGCGACCCGGCGGATTCGAGCTCAGGATCGGTTCAAGGACCTCCCCATAGTGGCCATGACCGCCCATGCCATGCTTGCCGACATTGAGATGAGCAAAGATGTGGGCATGAACGATCACATCGCCAAACCCTTTGATCCGGATGACCTCTTCGCCGTTCTGACCAAGTGGCTGACCAAGGGTGAGGTCGCAGTCTCCGTTTCCACAAAAAGCAAGACCAAGGAAAAGCAGCCAGCTTCTGACAAGGATTCCCTCCCCGCGTTGATGAAGGGTATCGACGTGCAGCTCGGTCTGCGGCGCGCCCGGGGCAATGAGAAGCTCTACAGGACGTTGCTGCTGCTTTTGGACGAGAAGTACGCCAACGCCGCCGAACAGATCGAAGAGCATTTGAGCGAAGGGGACCAACAAGAGGCAGTGGCCCTGGCTCACTCGGTCAAGGGGACTTCCGGCATGCTCGGCGCTATGGAACTCTTTGAGGCCGCTGGCTCTCTGGAAAAGGCTCTTGATCAGGGAGAAGAGAATACCGCAAAACTGCTGGCTGAATTTCGCGACCAATTGGCCGAGGTGGTGGAGAGCATAGGCGTGCTCAAGGAGTCCCAGCCCGAGGAATCGATATTTCCGGAGGCCGGGGATGTGGCACCGACCGAGGAGCTGCTGGCCAGTCTGGAAGGCCTCAGGGTTCCCCTGTCACAGGGCGCGCCGGTCGAGTGTCGCGAACGGAGCCAGGATGTCAAAGCCCTGGTCTGGCCCGAGAGGAACAAAACCGCCGTCAAACAGTTGCTCAAGTCCATCGCGGAATATGATTTCAAGAAGGCCATTGCCATGCTGGATGAGTTGGAAGCGGGGTTGAAGTCCGGCGCAGATGGCCAGGCCTGA
- a CDS encoding DMT family transporter: MLQGLIYAVISAACFGSMAILIKFGYAAGMDGAVMMQTRFTLATVMLFFYLLVKSPRMLRISLRDLGKCAFLGLVVCWMQTSCFVYSLETIPASTAALVLYGHPMAVTLLSSRFLHMRINRVVILSLGLVMIGCCLVFYDAFLREVNGTGLAYALGAMATFSVYVILIQVLLKGIKPLTATFYVIGFAAVSFTLSGDIYAWGSMNMEQAGISLALGLFPGLLAATLQYTAIERIGSAYACIFSSVEPVITLAAAAIFLGEPVVQLQIWGAVLIILGIVVPNLHQREPVPAN, encoded by the coding sequence ATGCTCCAGGGGCTTATTTATGCGGTGATCTCTGCCGCCTGTTTCGGTTCCATGGCGATTCTGATCAAGTTCGGCTACGCGGCTGGCATGGACGGCGCAGTGATGATGCAGACGCGCTTCACGCTGGCCACGGTCATGCTGTTCTTCTACCTGCTGGTCAAATCTCCCCGGATGCTGCGCATCTCCCTGCGCGACCTGGGCAAATGCGCCTTTCTCGGGCTAGTGGTCTGCTGGATGCAGACCTCCTGCTTCGTTTACTCGCTGGAGACCATCCCGGCCTCCACAGCGGCCCTGGTCCTGTATGGACATCCCATGGCCGTGACCCTGCTCTCCTCCCGGTTTCTGCACATGCGCATCAACCGGGTGGTCATCCTCTCCCTGGGGCTGGTCATGATCGGCTGCTGTCTGGTCTTCTATGACGCATTCCTGCGCGAGGTGAACGGCACAGGCCTGGCGTACGCCCTGGGGGCCATGGCCACCTTCTCCGTCTACGTCATCCTGATCCAGGTATTGCTCAAGGGCATCAAACCGCTGACGGCCACCTTCTACGTCATCGGGTTCGCCGCGGTGTCCTTCACCCTGTCGGGCGACATTTATGCTTGGGGTTCCATGAATATGGAGCAGGCAGGCATCAGCCTGGCACTGGGGCTTTTCCCCGGACTGCTGGCCGCGACGCTGCAGTACACAGCCATAGAAAGAATCGGCAGTGCCTACGCCTGCATCTTCTCGTCCGTGGAACCGGTCATCACCCTTGCGGCCGCCGCGATATTTCTGGGCGAGCCCGTGGTCCAACTGCAGATCTGGGGCGCGGTGCTGATCATTCTGGGCATCGTCGTACCCAACCTGCATCAGCGGGAGCCTGTCCCGGCGAACTGA
- the arsS gene encoding arsenosugar biosynthesis radical SAM (seleno)protein ArsS (Some members of this family are selenoproteins.) has translation MGKTTTDEVPVNAFDKKIGGPLLAADLDILQVNVGLKCNQACIHCHLECSPAREELMERSTMERIMDLAVAVRPGLVDITGGAPELNPHLKDFVSGLVDRGVPVQSRTNLSAMEEPGAKDYPEFFAERGVALVASMPCYLEENVNRMRGDQCYASSIRMLKRLNGLGYGRGDGLTLDLVFNPGGPDLPPGQECLEKDYKRELLDRHGVGFDRLLTITNLPIGRFMEMLKEQGRDGEYMDLLKGSFNPATVDGLMCRHQVNIGWDGRLYDCDFNQALNLGTGPNAPDHLSEFDLKAWVGRQIATGPHCLGCTAGAGSSCGGAISV, from the coding sequence TTGGGTAAAACCACAACAGACGAGGTGCCGGTGAACGCTTTCGACAAGAAAATCGGTGGGCCGCTTCTGGCCGCCGATCTGGATATTTTGCAGGTCAACGTGGGGCTCAAATGCAATCAGGCCTGCATCCATTGCCATCTGGAGTGCTCTCCGGCGCGCGAGGAGCTCATGGAACGCTCGACCATGGAGCGGATCATGGATCTGGCTGTGGCGGTCCGCCCGGGTTTGGTGGACATTACCGGCGGCGCGCCCGAACTCAACCCGCATCTGAAGGATTTCGTCTCGGGGCTTGTGGACCGTGGAGTGCCTGTGCAGTCCCGGACCAACCTCTCGGCCATGGAAGAACCGGGCGCAAAGGACTACCCCGAATTCTTCGCGGAACGGGGCGTGGCTCTGGTTGCGTCCATGCCTTGCTATCTGGAAGAGAACGTGAACCGCATGCGCGGAGACCAATGCTACGCCAGTTCCATTCGCATGCTCAAGCGACTCAACGGGCTCGGCTACGGCAGGGGCGACGGTCTGACCCTGGATTTGGTCTTCAACCCCGGTGGCCCGGACCTGCCCCCGGGACAGGAATGTCTGGAAAAGGATTACAAACGGGAACTGCTCGACCGTCATGGAGTGGGCTTCGACCGCCTGTTGACGATCACCAACCTGCCCATCGGTCGGTTCATGGAGATGTTGAAGGAGCAGGGCAGGGACGGCGAGTATATGGACCTGCTCAAAGGTTCCTTCAATCCGGCCACGGTGGATGGGCTCATGTGCCGTCACCAGGTGAATATCGGCTGGGACGGGAGGCTCTATGACTGTGACTTCAACCAGGCTCTGAACCTTGGCACGGGTCCCAACGCACCGGATCATTTGAGTGAATTCGACCTCAAGGCCTGGGTCGGCAGGCAAATAGCCACCGGGCCTCATTGCCTGGGATGCACGGCAGGGGCCGGATCGAGTTGCGGCGGGGCCATCTCGGTCTGA
- a CDS encoding rhodanese-like domain-containing protein yields the protein MSTITQMTPDEARKFMEGSKPDSYTLLDVRQEVEYEQDHIPGARLVPLSELADHFDELDKKQPLLVYCASGGRSMAAAALLQGQGFEDVNNLVGGISSWEGEGAFGPMELGLIAFTGAEGPAEILLKAYAMENVLQVFYVQRADMAETMERIGLFMRLAGFEDKHKDVLYELYTRIADEVMSREEFEQVALRNATDMAEGGVPVSEFMDHFPGAFDDDRGVLELASMVEAQALDYYLRCAMRAKTKETQDVLQLLAREEKAHLKLIGRFMDGKD from the coding sequence ATGTCCACCATCACCCAGATGACGCCGGATGAGGCCCGCAAGTTCATGGAAGGCAGCAAGCCTGACTCCTACACGCTCCTCGATGTCAGGCAGGAAGTGGAATACGAGCAGGATCATATTCCGGGGGCCAGGCTGGTGCCCTTGTCGGAGTTGGCCGACCATTTTGATGAATTGGACAAGAAACAACCCCTGCTGGTCTATTGCGCCTCGGGAGGGCGGTCCATGGCTGCGGCCGCGCTTCTGCAGGGCCAGGGATTCGAGGACGTCAACAATCTGGTGGGCGGCATTTCCTCCTGGGAGGGCGAGGGGGCTTTCGGCCCAATGGAACTGGGCCTGATCGCCTTTACCGGGGCCGAGGGACCGGCAGAAATTCTCCTCAAGGCCTATGCCATGGAGAACGTGCTCCAGGTTTTCTATGTACAGCGTGCGGACATGGCAGAGACAATGGAGCGCATCGGTCTTTTCATGCGTTTGGCCGGGTTCGAGGACAAGCACAAGGATGTCCTGTACGAGTTGTATACCCGCATAGCGGACGAGGTCATGAGCCGCGAGGAGTTCGAACAGGTCGCCCTGCGAAATGCCACGGACATGGCCGAGGGCGGCGTCCCGGTCAGCGAGTTCATGGACCATTTCCCCGGTGCGTTCGACGATGACCGGGGCGTGTTGGAATTGGCCTCCATGGTCGAGGCTCAGGCCCTGGACTATTACCTGCGCTGCGCCATGCGCGCCAAGACTAAGGAGACCCAGGACGTGTTGCAGCTCCTGGCTCGCGAGGAAAAGGCCCATCTCAAGCTGATAGGCAGGTTCATGGACGGCAAGGACTGA
- a CDS encoding cobalt transporter, which yields MVDVAGMVRSLDPRLKLAAALVAGPCLWKVPLSAAIVVALFLLILVRCLAAGQPGGGKMVRSLLSFVLFWVAVKVVLDAISGVPMEHLALDAGQLAVRLVALLMLGLGLALSTSARALGLAAAWALRPFLGRERSWRIALALSLMVHFLPTCLSTLTGVREVVARRFPEAGFFRRMRMVPQAVIRNLGQKTWNQTLAVACRGLDRPGAWEPDFAWSGRDWIGSVLVIVAIGTVFFL from the coding sequence ATGGTCGATGTGGCCGGGATGGTCCGCTCCCTGGACCCGCGTCTCAAGTTGGCCGCGGCCCTGGTGGCCGGTCCCTGTCTGTGGAAGGTCCCTCTCTCCGCAGCCATAGTGGTCGCGTTGTTCCTGCTTATTCTCGTCCGCTGTCTGGCAGCCGGGCAGCCGGGTGGGGGCAAAATGGTCCGCAGCCTACTTTCCTTTGTCCTCTTCTGGGTCGCGGTCAAGGTTGTCTTGGATGCGATTTCCGGCGTCCCCATGGAGCATTTGGCTCTCGACGCAGGCCAATTGGCCGTGCGCCTGGTGGCTTTGTTGATGCTTGGCCTGGGGCTGGCCTTGTCCACTTCCGCCCGAGCCTTGGGGCTGGCCGCCGCCTGGGCGTTGCGGCCGTTTTTGGGGCGGGAAAGGTCCTGGCGCATTGCCCTGGCCCTTTCTCTTATGGTTCATTTCCTGCCAACCTGCCTGTCGACCCTGACCGGGGTGCGCGAGGTGGTCGCACGGCGCTTCCCCGAGGCGGGGTTCTTCCGTCGCATGCGCATGGTCCCTCAGGCCGTTATTCGCAACCTGGGGCAGAAGACCTGGAATCAGACCCTGGCCGTTGCCTGCCGCGGCCTGGATCGCCCGGGTGCCTGGGAGCCGGACTTCGCCTGGTCAGGACGGGATTGGATCGGCTCAGTCCTTGTGATTGTCGCAATAGGAACCGTGTTTTTCCTGTAG
- a CDS encoding ABC transporter ATP-binding protein, producing MIELNTVTFAYPSGDEVFSEVSLAVKKGELLGLAGANGSGKSTLLALMAGLYAPSRGSLEVAGRVSPGHEGDIRSVCRLVMQDADLQILGATVGEDLLLGRARGESVETEARAMAERFNLLKYWDRPVQTLSWGTKRKLCLAAALLDRPRVLLLDEPFSGLDYPGVREMRALIRANRDAGLTQVVSSHDLESFIDLVDGLAVLDNGELVLNGPAESVLDHVAEHSVRAPGSWAACRTIVPWDGEGR from the coding sequence ATGATAGAACTCAATACCGTTACGTTTGCCTATCCATCCGGGGATGAGGTCTTTTCCGAAGTCTCTCTGGCTGTGAAAAAGGGGGAACTGCTCGGGCTGGCCGGTGCAAACGGCAGCGGCAAATCCACTCTTCTTGCCTTGATGGCCGGTCTGTACGCTCCCTCTCGCGGTAGCCTGGAAGTGGCCGGGCGCGTCAGCCCCGGTCATGAAGGAGATATTCGCTCCGTCTGCCGGTTGGTCATGCAGGACGCCGATCTGCAGATATTGGGAGCCACGGTGGGGGAGGATCTGCTGCTGGGGCGCGCACGCGGCGAGTCGGTGGAGACCGAGGCGCGCGCCATGGCCGAACGGTTCAACCTGCTCAAATATTGGGATCGTCCGGTACAGACACTGTCCTGGGGTACCAAGCGCAAGCTTTGCCTGGCTGCGGCCCTGCTGGATCGCCCGCGCGTGTTGCTTCTTGACGAGCCGTTCAGCGGTCTGGACTATCCCGGGGTGCGCGAGATGCGCGCTTTGATTCGGGCCAACCGGGATGCGGGCCTGACTCAGGTGGTCTCCAGCCACGACCTGGAAAGTTTCATTGATCTGGTGGACGGGTTGGCCGTGCTCGACAACGGCGAGCTGGTCCTGAACGGCCCGGCAGAGAGCGTCCTTGACCATGTGGCTGAACACTCGGTTCGCGCTCCGGGTTCGTGGGCCGCCTGCCGGACCATAGTGCCGTGGGATGGGGAGGGGCGTTGA
- a CDS encoding bile acid:sodium symporter family protein, with translation MKIDAVPYFIERNFILIAVAMSAVALAYPPSFTWVKPHIPLGLGIIMFGMGLTLEFGDFVAILRKWPLVGLGMILQYAIMPVLAVSISYALGLPSDIAIGMIVVGACPGGTASNVIAYLAKANVPLSVTMTLASTCLAPILTPAIIYLLLERQIEIDFWSMVTSVFWIVVFPLIDGLILRRFFRRWLEPFLRWFPSLSIVVIALLIACIIGLNQKTLLGLPILALFAVVLHNTLGLAAGYGLARALRCTKRDARTLAIEVGMQNSGLGVALAVKHFGVATALPGALFSLWHNISGVALARRWRIRND, from the coding sequence ATGAAAATCGACGCCGTACCCTATTTTATCGAGCGCAACTTCATTTTGATCGCCGTTGCCATGTCAGCCGTGGCCCTGGCGTATCCCCCGTCCTTCACCTGGGTCAAACCGCACATCCCTCTGGGCCTGGGGATCATCATGTTCGGCATGGGCTTGACCCTCGAGTTCGGGGATTTTGTCGCCATTCTGCGCAAGTGGCCCCTGGTTGGATTGGGCATGATCCTGCAGTATGCCATCATGCCGGTTTTGGCCGTGTCCATCTCCTACGCGCTGGGACTTCCCTCGGACATCGCCATCGGCATGATTGTGGTTGGAGCCTGTCCCGGGGGCACGGCCTCCAACGTCATTGCCTACCTGGCCAAGGCGAACGTGCCACTGTCCGTAACCATGACCTTGGCATCCACCTGTCTGGCTCCCATCCTGACTCCGGCCATCATCTACCTGCTTCTTGAGCGGCAGATCGAGATCGATTTCTGGTCCATGGTCACGTCGGTGTTCTGGATCGTGGTCTTTCCTCTTATAGACGGTCTCATCCTTCGCCGGTTTTTCCGTCGCTGGTTGGAACCGTTCCTTCGCTGGTTCCCGTCACTGTCCATCGTTGTCATAGCTCTGCTCATTGCCTGCATCATCGGCCTGAATCAGAAGACACTGCTTGGTTTGCCGATTCTGGCCCTTTTCGCCGTAGTGTTACACAATACCCTGGGCCTTGCCGCCGGCTATGGACTGGCTCGTGCGCTGCGCTGCACCAAGCGGGACGCACGCACCCTTGCCATCGAAGTCGGCATGCAGAACTCCGGGCTTGGGGTTGCCCTCGCTGTGAAGCACTTCGGTGTGGCTACAGCGTTGCCGGGCGCGCTTTTCAGTCTGTGGCACAACATCTCCGGCGTGGCTCTGGCCCGTCGCTGGCGTATCCGGAACGACTAG